In one Nicotiana sylvestris chromosome 8, ASM39365v2, whole genome shotgun sequence genomic region, the following are encoded:
- the LOC138874986 gene encoding uncharacterized protein — protein MVDVEGSALAETTGPSHEEPDSSPEETGQDSHYQVSSTPAFVVAPLDIQVPEMWSSDEEDLDNIALDAFIVKRRVVSTPETSTKRPTTWLQAKVAYDSALQKSRKSSCSSGGVEEETTEEPSSLVRGSQKKKDSAFIDNVTTPSSKLKDVVSEFSVSDEDVLVKSKGKAKSSGVKSRKRKSETVKEPGSVKKLRSETSSASE, from the exons ATGGTGGATGTTGAGGGCTCCGCACTAGCAGAAACTACTGGGCCCTCTCATGAGGAACCTGATTCCTCTCCGGAGGAGACAGGTCAGGATTCTCACTACCAGGTCAGTTCTACTCCTGCATTTGTTGTTGCGCCCTTGGACATTCAAGTCCCTGAGATGTGGTCTAGTGATGAGGAGGATCTAGACAACATTGCTCTTGATGCTTTCATAGTCAAGCGAAGGGTAGTGTCCACTCCTGAGACTTCTACTAAGCGACCTACTACTTGGTTGCAAGCAAAGGTAGCCTATGACTCTGCCCTTCAAAAGAGCAGAAAAAGTA GTTGTTCCAGTGGTGGGGTTGAGGAGGAAACAACTGAGGAACCTAGTTCCCTAGTGAGAGGGTCCCAGAAGAAGAAGGATTCTGCTTTCATAGATAATGTTACAACCCCCAGTTCAAAGTTGAAGGATGTTGTGAGTGAGTTCTCCGTTTCTGATGAGGATGTGTTAGTAAAGTCTAAGGGAAAAGCAAAATCAAGTGGTGTAAAGTCTAGAAAACGGAAGTCTGAGACCGTTAAGGAACCTGGTTCTGTGAAAAAGCTAAGGAGTGAAACTAGTTCTGCTTCAGAATGA